In a genomic window of Coprococcus eutactus:
- the rsmI gene encoding 16S rRNA (cytidine(1402)-2'-O)-methyltransferase, with amino-acid sequence MAGKLYLVATPIGNLEDMTYRAVRVLEEVDVIAAEDTRNSIKLLNHFEIKTPMTSYHEYNKYDKAKVLVEKMQQGQNVAVITDAGTPGISDPGEELVRQALDAGLEVTPVPGACACISALISSGLSTRRFAFEAFLPYDKKDRARVLEEMKRETRTMVMYEAPHKLKKTLAELMETLGDRHITLAREITKKHETIEPMMLSQAIARYEEEDPRGEFVLVIEGLDVKKLEEEKKSSFEAMSVEEHVQMYVDQGMSKKDAIKQAAVDRGVPKRDVYNAVMK; translated from the coding sequence ATGGCAGGAAAGTTATACTTGGTGGCGACACCTATAGGCAATCTTGAGGATATGACATACAGGGCCGTCAGGGTTCTTGAAGAGGTGGATGTGATAGCGGCGGAGGATACAAGAAACAGTATCAAGCTGCTCAATCATTTTGAGATCAAGACCCCGATGACGAGTTATCATGAATACAACAAATACGACAAGGCGAAGGTTCTCGTTGAGAAGATGCAGCAGGGACAGAATGTGGCAGTCATAACCGATGCGGGAACTCCAGGTATATCTGATCCCGGGGAGGAGCTTGTGAGACAGGCTCTTGATGCCGGACTTGAAGTTACGCCTGTTCCAGGTGCCTGTGCATGTATATCGGCACTCATAAGCTCGGGGCTTTCGACAAGAAGATTTGCATTTGAGGCATTTCTTCCATATGACAAGAAGGACAGGGCGAGGGTTCTCGAGGAGATGAAGCGTGAGACTAGGACCATGGTGATGTATGAGGCTCCTCACAAGCTGAAGAAGACTTTGGCGGAACTCATGGAGACTCTCGGTGACAGGCATATAACACTTGCCAGAGAGATCACCAAGAAGCATGAGACGATAGAGCCTATGATGCTCTCTCAGGCTATAGCCCGCTACGAGGAGGAAGATCCAAGAGGAGAATTCGTTCTCGTGATAGAGGGACTTGATGTAAAGAAGCTTGAGGAGGAGAAGAAGAGTTCGTTTGAGGCTATGTCTGTGGAGGAACATGTCCAGATGTACGTTGATCAGGGCATGTCCAAGAAAGATGCGATCAAGCAGGCGGCAGTTGACCGCGGAGTCCCTAAGAGGGATGTGTATAATGCGGTGATGAAATAG
- a CDS encoding tRNA1(Val) (adenine(37)-N6)-methyltransferase codes for MESQAVQARSEVVGGSTVEIKSCERIDDLQCKGYQIIQNSGMFCFGMDAVLLANYVRFKRGGRYLDLGTGTGIIPILLAAKEYGDEALTREERLAGLNADDYRSSHDCIAVDGVTNSDVGATQQPSGKMADGARFIGIELQPACADMAARSVSLNGLDGLVRIDNGDIKEVSCNYKKASFDIVTSNPPYIKGSHGLENPDAPKNIARHEVHVTLEQVVAAAEHALKPGGSFYMIHKPFRLAEIFECLHEHRLEPKRMQLVHPYIDKEPNMVIVEAVKGGNSMIKIDPPMIVYKAPGVYTEQLLATYEGTAKR; via the coding sequence ATAGAGAGTCAGGCTGTACAGGCCCGGTCCGAAGTGGTGGGCGGATCCACGGTGGAGATTAAATCTTGCGAGAGGATAGATGACCTTCAGTGCAAAGGTTACCAGATCATACAGAACAGCGGAATGTTCTGCTTTGGGATGGATGCTGTGCTGCTGGCAAACTATGTGAGATTTAAGCGCGGTGGCAGATATCTGGATCTCGGAACGGGAACAGGTATCATACCTATACTTCTTGCTGCAAAGGAGTATGGGGATGAAGCTCTTACCAGAGAGGAGAGACTTGCTGGTTTGAATGCCGATGATTATAGATCCTCACATGATTGTATTGCCGTAGATGGAGTTACTAATTCGGATGTAGGGGCGACTCAGCAACCTAGCGGTAAAATGGCAGATGGAGCACGGTTTATAGGTATAGAGCTTCAGCCTGCATGTGCGGATATGGCGGCAAGGAGTGTGAGCCTCAATGGGCTTGACGGTTTAGTGCGAATAGATAACGGAGATATAAAGGAGGTCTCTTGTAACTACAAGAAGGCCTCCTTTGACATAGTGACCTCAAATCCGCCATACATAAAGGGCAGTCACGGTCTGGAGAATCCGGATGCTCCGAAGAACATAGCGAGACATGAGGTGCATGTGACGCTGGAGCAGGTGGTGGCAGCGGCAGAGCATGCCCTTAAACCCGGCGGAAGCTTTTATATGATACATAAGCCGTTCAGACTGGCTGAGATATTTGAATGTCTGCATGAGCACAGGCTTGAGCCAAAGAGGATGCAGCTTGTACATCCTTACATAGACAAGGAGCCGAACATGGTCATAGTGGAGGCTGTGAAGGGCGGCAATTCCATGATCAAGATCGATCCGCCTATGATAGTATACAAAGCTCCGGGGGTGTATACGGAGCAGTTGCTTGCGACGTATGAGGGTACGGCAAAGAGATAA
- a CDS encoding PSP1 domain-containing protein, producing MKEIIGVRFRPNGKIYYFDPQNFEVETGTFVIVETARGVEYGKVVLGRRKVEDSKLTASLKPIIRVATADDTKKYEDNKKKSKRAFDICLEKIAKHKLDMKLIEAEYTFDNNKVLFYFTADRRIDFRELVKDLASVFKTRIELRQIGVRDETKMVGGIGICGRELCCNKHLSEFVPVSIKMAKEQNLSLNPTKISGVCGRLMCCLKHEQDTYEYLNEKLPNVGDFVRTVDGNKGEVMSVNVLRQKVKIVVTDKDDNKEVMEYPVAELKFKPKRRKNSERLSAEEYKALEALEDKGGKSKFDD from the coding sequence ATGAAAGAGATTATAGGAGTCCGTTTTAGACCGAATGGAAAGATATATTATTTTGACCCACAGAATTTTGAAGTTGAGACTGGTACATTTGTCATAGTCGAGACTGCAAGAGGAGTGGAGTATGGTAAGGTGGTTCTAGGTAGAAGAAAAGTTGAGGACAGCAAGCTTACGGCTTCACTCAAGCCGATCATAAGGGTTGCCACAGCCGATGACACAAAGAAATACGAGGATAACAAGAAGAAGAGCAAGAGGGCATTTGACATCTGCCTTGAGAAGATTGCCAAGCACAAGCTGGACATGAAACTCATAGAGGCTGAATATACATTTGACAATAACAAGGTGCTGTTCTACTTCACAGCGGATAGAAGAATTGATTTCCGTGAGCTGGTAAAGGATCTTGCGTCGGTGTTCAAGACAAGAATAGAGCTCAGACAGATCGGTGTCCGCGACGAGACCAAGATGGTGGGCGGAATCGGTATATGTGGAAGGGAGCTCTGCTGTAACAAGCATTTGTCAGAGTTCGTTCCTGTGTCGATTAAGATGGCAAAGGAGCAGAACCTGTCGCTGAATCCAACCAAGATATCTGGTGTGTGTGGAAGACTTATGTGCTGTCTGAAGCATGAGCAGGACACTTATGAGTATCTGAATGAAAAACTTCCAAATGTGGGAGATTTCGTGAGGACAGTAGATGGAAATAAGGGCGAGGTCATGTCCGTGAACGTCCTCCGTCAGAAGGTTAAGATCGTGGTGACTGACAAGGATGACAACAAGGAAGTTATGGAGTATCCTGTGGCTGAACTCAAGTTCAAGCCTAAGAGAAGAAAGAATTCAGAGAGACTCAGTGCCGAGGAGTACAAGGCACTTGAGGCATTGGAGGACAAGGGTGGAAAGTCCAAATTTGACGATTAA
- a CDS encoding DNA polymerase III subunit — MIDFTEIIGHEDIIRHFKSSIELGKISQGYIINGETGSGKKTLTRALVKTLQCEEGGTEPCNHCKSCLQCETGNQPDIIWVTHDKPNVISVEEIRDQVNSDIDIKPYSSRYKIYVIEDAQLLNVNAQNALLKTIEEAPSYAIIILLTNNIDKMLQTIQSRCIVLNVKPVREHDILDYLMNELKLDKQKADFCMDFAQGNLGKAIRLATSDEYREIKENVVKIMRHLREMSVDDMLFAIKNMELYKLKISDYIDLMMMWYRDVLMLKVSNNPGRLMFKEYYSDIRKQSSHISYEGIEKVLKSMDKAKVRLEANVSFDIAMELMLLTMKENC, encoded by the coding sequence ATGATAGATTTCACAGAAATAATCGGACATGAAGACATAATACGCCATTTCAAGAGCAGTATAGAGCTTGGAAAGATATCTCAGGGATATATAATCAATGGCGAGACTGGCAGTGGTAAGAAGACCCTCACAAGGGCACTTGTGAAAACTCTTCAGTGTGAGGAGGGTGGAACGGAGCCTTGTAATCATTGCAAATCATGCCTCCAGTGTGAGACAGGAAACCAGCCGGATATTATCTGGGTCACACATGACAAGCCAAATGTCATCTCTGTTGAGGAGATACGTGATCAGGTGAATTCAGATATTGATATCAAGCCGTACAGCAGCAGATATAAGATATATGTGATAGAGGATGCGCAGCTTCTCAATGTGAATGCACAGAATGCACTTCTTAAGACTATAGAAGAGGCTCCATCATATGCTATCATTATATTGCTGACAAACAATATAGATAAGATGCTCCAGACTATCCAGTCCAGATGTATAGTTCTGAATGTGAAACCGGTCAGAGAGCATGATATACTCGATTATCTCATGAATGAGCTGAAGCTTGACAAGCAGAAAGCTGATTTCTGTATGGATTTCGCTCAGGGCAACCTTGGAAAAGCCATAAGGCTTGCCACCAGTGATGAATACAGAGAGATAAAGGAAAATGTTGTAAAGATCATGAGACATCTTAGAGAGATGTCGGTGGATGATATGCTGTTTGCAATCAAGAATATGGAGCTGTACAAGCTCAAGATAAGTGATTACATTGATCTGATGATGATGTGGTACAGAGATGTACTGATGCTCAAGGTGTCAAATAACCCTGGAAGGCTGATGTTCAAGGAGTATTATTCGGATATAAGAAAGCAGTCGTCCCATATCAGCTATGAGGGAATAGAAAAGGTGCTCAAGTCCATGGACAAGGCTAAGGTCAGACTTGAGGCAAATGTCAGCTTTGACATTGCAATGGAGCTTATGCTCCTGACTATGAAGGAGAATTGTTGA
- the tmk gene encoding dTMP kinase yields MRGIFITIEGPDGAGKTTQRELLKEYLEKKGYDVLITRDPGGNPISEAIREVILNKEFTEMGYMTELLLYASARAQLVKENIKPALEAGQAVIADRFVDSSAVYQGIGRGLGVDTVYKINEFALQGIMPDMTFLMDLNAQEGIARKKNQAELDRMENEKIEFHQKVVDGYRMLADMHPERIVKIDATLPINEIHGIITKYVEKKLNL; encoded by the coding sequence ATGAGAGGAATATTTATAACAATAGAAGGACCGGATGGAGCCGGCAAGACAACACAGAGGGAACTTCTCAAAGAGTATCTTGAGAAAAAGGGTTACGATGTGCTGATAACGAGAGATCCGGGAGGAAATCCAATCAGTGAGGCAATCCGTGAGGTTATATTGAACAAGGAATTTACGGAGATGGGATATATGACAGAGCTGCTTTTATATGCGTCAGCCAGAGCCCAACTCGTAAAGGAGAACATCAAACCGGCGCTTGAAGCGGGACAGGCGGTTATAGCGGATAGATTTGTTGATTCCTCCGCTGTATATCAGGGAATCGGAAGAGGCTTGGGCGTTGATACGGTGTATAAGATTAATGAATTTGCGCTTCAGGGGATCATGCCTGATATGACATTTCTCATGGATCTTAATGCCCAGGAGGGGATTGCGAGAAAAAAGAATCAGGCAGAGCTTGACAGAATGGAGAATGAAAAAATTGAATTTCACCAGAAGGTAGTGGACGGATACCGCATGCTGGCGGATATGCACCCTGAGAGAATAGTAAAGATAGACGCTACTTTACCTATCAATGAGATTCATGGTATAATAACAAAGTATGTAGAGAAGAAACTCAACCTGTGA
- a CDS encoding aminotransferase class I/II-fold pyridoxal phosphate-dependent enzyme, whose amino-acid sequence MKEYINEALEKYINKGTYPWHMPGHKRLPLEKLENFWNGVYAHDFTEAKDLDDMHEPEMFIADSLAEMKKVYGTFATYMLVNGSTSGLMTAIHATCHRGDVILAARNCHKAVYNAICMLELEPEYIVPDYVDMRWHCGVNQAMSDKMIDARGKADCETREGTDIRGEGDRETPERVAVNGGDDREVSERTDILGDISPDKLERAIITLITNGRKPSAVIITSPTYEGVISDIGTLAEITHRYGIYLIVDEAQGAHLNFMEGHETAMAQGADIVIESLHKTMPALTQTSLLHVMDPKLDERVRRYLQIFQTSSPSYIFMQSMEKAVAFGANNRAVFVEYGRRLEIFAEKCDNLRNIRLFRPGVNVSKNDEGCSACKVFDHDEGRLVFVVRPGTVDGSGQIFTGVMLADILADRYGLIVEMASVSYVICISSVVDSVDSYDILFKAIEEIDSGLEYRSIVDGSRAMDIISGRRSAVVPGKAWDETSEMVPLELSVGRISGAFVYAYPPGIPVLAPGEIVDERAVCGIDTMIRSGLNVSGVDDGCIAVLCEK is encoded by the coding sequence TTGAAAGAATATATAAATGAAGCACTTGAAAAGTATATAAATAAAGGCACATACCCATGGCACATGCCGGGGCACAAGAGACTGCCGTTAGAAAAGCTAGAAAACTTCTGGAATGGAGTATATGCACATGATTTCACTGAGGCAAAGGATCTTGATGATATGCATGAGCCGGAGATGTTCATAGCGGACAGTCTTGCAGAGATGAAGAAGGTGTATGGCACATTTGCGACGTACATGCTGGTGAACGGTTCTACGTCCGGACTTATGACGGCTATCCATGCCACATGTCACAGGGGAGATGTGATACTTGCGGCCAGAAACTGTCATAAGGCGGTGTACAATGCCATCTGCATGCTTGAGCTTGAGCCTGAATACATAGTGCCGGATTATGTGGATATGAGATGGCACTGCGGCGTGAACCAGGCAATGTCGGACAAAATGATTGATGCCCGTGGTAAAGCCGATTGTGAAACTCGGGAAGGGACAGATATTCGTGGTGAAGGCGATCGCGAAACTCCGGAAAGGGTAGCTGTCAATGGTGGAGATGATCGTGAAGTGTCAGAAAGGACGGATATATTGGGTGATATATCGCCGGATAAGCTAGAGCGTGCGATCATCACGTTGATAACAAATGGTAGAAAGCCGAGTGCGGTGATCATCACATCACCCACATATGAGGGCGTCATATCAGACATAGGAACTTTAGCTGAAATCACACACAGATATGGAATATATCTCATAGTGGATGAGGCACAGGGAGCGCATCTGAACTTCATGGAAGGACATGAAACCGCCATGGCACAGGGAGCGGACATCGTCATCGAAAGCCTTCACAAGACCATGCCTGCACTCACTCAGACATCACTTCTTCATGTTATGGATCCGAAACTTGATGAGAGAGTCAGGAGATATCTGCAGATATTCCAGACCTCGTCCCCTTCGTATATATTCATGCAGAGCATGGAGAAGGCGGTGGCATTTGGCGCAAATAACAGAGCAGTATTTGTCGAGTATGGACGGAGGCTTGAGATATTTGCTGAAAAATGTGACAATCTTAGAAATATACGGCTGTTCAGACCCGGGGTGAACGTGTCTAAAAATGATGAAGGTTGTTCGGCGTGTAAAGTATTTGACCACGATGAGGGAAGACTGGTATTTGTCGTGAGACCGGGAACTGTGGATGGATCAGGACAGATATTTACCGGAGTTATGCTCGCTGACATATTGGCTGATAGGTATGGGCTGATCGTGGAGATGGCTTCGGTGAGTTATGTTATTTGTATATCATCTGTTGTGGACAGTGTCGATAGTTATGATATACTGTTTAAGGCGATAGAAGAGATAGACAGTGGACTTGAGTACAGATCAATCGTGGATGGCAGCAGAGCGATGGACATTATATCCGGAAGAAGATCCGCAGTGGTTCCCGGGAAAGCATGGGATGAGACTTCAGAGATGGTGCCTCTTGAGCTGTCGGTGGGAAGAATATCAGGTGCGTTTGTGTATGCATATCCGCCGGGGATTCCTGTGCTGGCTCCTGGAGAGATAGTGGACGAGCGGGCTGTCTGCGGAATAGATACAATGATAAGAAGCGGGCTGAATGTATCAGGTGTGGATGATGGCTGTATAGCTGTGCTGTGCGAGAAATGA
- a CDS encoding aldo/keto reductase — protein sequence MGDYKAAENRYKNVEGTGFYRHCGKSGLMMPPLALGLWHNFGTNDDYENMKKMCFTAFDNGITHFDIANNYGPVYGSAEENFGKILREDLGAYRDELIISTKAGFDMWEGPYGNWGSRKYLIASLDQSLKRLGIPYVDIFYHHRMDPNTPLEETMGALAQIVKSGKALYVGLSNYDGPTMARAERILDELHVPFVINQNRYNIMDRSVEKNGLLKQTYASGKGLICFSPLAQGMLTDRYLKDMPADSRAVKDGRFLHEDQVLETRPLLNQLNEIAAGYDMKLSELAIAWLLNKPEVTTVLIGASKPEQIISNLKAAEKQAHTVMTEEELQKIEDAVAAFGRS from the coding sequence ATGGGAGATTATAAGGCAGCAGAGAATAGATATAAGAATGTTGAAGGTACAGGATTTTACAGACATTGCGGAAAGAGCGGTCTCATGATGCCACCTCTGGCACTTGGACTCTGGCACAACTTTGGAACAAATGACGACTACGAGAATATGAAGAAGATGTGCTTTACCGCATTTGACAACGGAATAACACATTTTGATATAGCGAACAACTATGGACCAGTGTACGGAAGTGCAGAGGAGAACTTTGGAAAGATACTCAGAGAGGATCTGGGGGCGTACAGAGATGAGCTGATAATCAGCACTAAGGCCGGATTCGATATGTGGGAAGGCCCTTACGGCAACTGGGGCAGCAGAAAGTACCTCATAGCGAGTCTTGACCAGAGCCTTAAAAGACTTGGCATCCCATATGTGGATATATTCTATCATCACAGAATGGATCCGAACACTCCTCTCGAGGAAACCATGGGTGCGCTGGCACAGATAGTTAAGAGTGGAAAGGCACTCTATGTCGGACTCTCCAACTATGACGGACCAACCATGGCAAGGGCAGAGCGCATACTTGATGAGCTTCATGTGCCATTTGTGATAAATCAGAACAGATACAACATAATGGACAGATCTGTCGAGAAGAATGGACTTCTGAAGCAGACATACGCATCAGGCAAGGGTCTCATATGTTTCTCACCTCTGGCACAGGGAATGCTGACAGACAGATATCTGAAGGATATGCCGGCAGACAGCAGGGCAGTGAAGGACGGAAGATTCCTTCATGAGGATCAGGTGCTTGAAACTAGACCTCTCCTCAATCAGTTAAATGAGATCGCAGCCGGATATGATATGAAGCTCTCAGAGCTTGCCATCGCATGGCTGCTGAACAAGCCGGAGGTCACAACAGTGCTGATCGGTGCTTCAAAGCCTGAACAGATCATCAGCAATCTCAAGGCTGCTGAGAAACAGGCTCACACAGTCATGACAGAGGAAGAACTGCAGAAGATAGAGGATGCTGTTGCAGCATTTGGCAGATCATAA
- a CDS encoding sensor histidine kinase: MAGDISRVAVWCIACITVFATAVIYLTRKKRYDRQEYRRNMTNAMAHNLKTPLMAMSGYAENLLANVHTDKRQQYVEAISENVRRMNGMIEQMLEIDRLETGKRRKA; encoded by the coding sequence ATGGCTGGGGATATAAGTAGGGTAGCCGTATGGTGTATAGCGTGCATAACTGTATTTGCAACTGCTGTCATATACCTGACGAGAAAAAAACGCTATGACCGTCAGGAGTACAGACGCAATATGACAAATGCCATGGCTCACAATCTCAAAACCCCACTCATGGCTATGTCGGGTTATGCGGAGAACCTTCTCGCAAATGTGCATACGGACAAGAGGCAGCAGTATGTGGAGGCAATATCAGAAAATGTGCGAAGGATGAATGGAATGATTGAGCAGATGCTGGAGATAGACAGGCTGGAAACCGGGAAACGGAGAAAAGCTTGA
- the rsmH gene encoding 16S rRNA (cytosine(1402)-N(4))-methyltransferase RsmH produces the protein MEEKIHKRRVHYSGTHPKRFEEKYKEHDPEKYADTIEKVISKGSTPAGMHISICVNEILDFFQIQPGQQGLDATLGYGGHTMRMLEQLHGEGHMYALDVDPIEIVKTKQRLADAGYGEDILTIKQTNFRNIDKVAEEAGKFDFILADLGVSSMQIDNPDRGFTYKFDGPLDLRLDPEKGESAAERLREVSYEELVGMFQENSDEPYAEEIATVIMKRNRTKNYVETTIQMKEAIEEALSFVPEKERKEAVKKSCQRCFQALRIDVNSEFEVLYDFLDKLPDALRPGGRVAILTFHSGEDRLVKRAFKAGAKAGVYSEVSKDVIRPSAEECARNPRARSTKMRWAVKAE, from the coding sequence ATGGAAGAAAAGATACACAAGAGGAGAGTTCACTACAGTGGAACTCATCCGAAGAGGTTTGAGGAGAAATACAAGGAGCATGATCCTGAGAAATATGCCGACACGATAGAGAAGGTCATAAGCAAGGGAAGCACACCGGCGGGAATGCATATATCAATATGTGTAAATGAGATACTTGATTTTTTTCAGATACAGCCGGGACAGCAGGGGCTTGATGCGACGCTTGGCTATGGTGGACACACAATGCGTATGCTTGAGCAACTCCATGGAGAGGGGCATATGTATGCTCTGGATGTTGATCCGATAGAGATCGTGAAGACGAAGCAGAGACTGGCAGATGCCGGTTATGGAGAGGATATACTCACGATAAAGCAGACAAACTTCAGGAATATAGACAAGGTTGCAGAGGAGGCCGGGAAATTTGATTTTATTCTGGCAGATCTTGGAGTATCTTCCATGCAGATAGACAATCCGGACAGAGGATTTACCTACAAATTTGATGGACCACTTGACCTGAGACTCGATCCGGAGAAGGGTGAGTCAGCGGCGGAGCGTCTGCGAGAGGTTTCATATGAGGAGCTTGTGGGAATGTTTCAGGAGAACTCTGATGAGCCGTATGCGGAGGAGATCGCCACGGTCATCATGAAGAGAAACCGCACTAAGAATTATGTGGAGACCACTATCCAGATGAAGGAAGCCATTGAGGAGGCGTTGTCATTTGTTCCGGAGAAGGAGCGGAAAGAGGCTGTGAAGAAATCCTGTCAGAGATGTTTTCAGGCTCTCCGAATAGATGTGAACAGTGAGTTTGAGGTTCTGTATGATTTCCTTGACAAGCTGCCGGATGCGCTCAGACCAGGTGGAAGAGTTGCCATACTTACGTTCCATTCCGGAGAGGACAGGCTTGTGAAGAGGGCGTTCAAGGCTGGAGCAAAGGCTGGTGTTTACAGCGAAGTCAGCAAGGATGTCATCAGACCGTCAGCGGAGGAGTGCGCCCGAAATCCGAGAGCAAGATCAACGAAGATGAGATGGGCTGTAAAAGCGGAATAA
- the aroD gene encoding type I 3-dehydroquinate dehydratase, giving the protein MKVVNVKNVAIGEGMTKICVPLVAPTDYDVDYQSRIIAKSEPDMVEFRADMYEKCFDSDALMKTLEKIHDKLGRYPLIFTFRTKGEGGCMDATLSQYRDLLIDVIASGYVDIVDVEYFSDTEIVDEVIAEAHMKGVYVIVSNHDFKTTIPMEQIVDRFKSIIFTGADIAKIAMMPEDGSQVVDMMQAAKELQECGNQTPLIVISMGELGVETRTTGEMYGNSVSFATAGIPSAPGQISVDALRSQLTMIHHIIAGR; this is encoded by the coding sequence ATGAAGGTCGTAAATGTGAAGAATGTGGCAATTGGAGAGGGAATGACTAAGATATGTGTTCCGCTGGTGGCACCGACGGATTACGATGTGGACTATCAGTCAAGGATCATAGCAAAGTCTGAACCGGATATGGTGGAGTTCAGAGCGGACATGTATGAGAAGTGTTTTGACAGTGATGCTCTTATGAAGACTTTGGAGAAGATACATGATAAGCTGGGACGATATCCATTAATATTCACATTCAGAACAAAAGGCGAGGGTGGCTGTATGGACGCGACTCTGAGTCAGTATCGCGACCTTCTGATTGATGTAATAGCCAGTGGCTACGTAGATATAGTAGACGTTGAGTATTTTTCAGATACGGAGATAGTAGATGAGGTTATAGCAGAGGCGCATATGAAGGGTGTGTATGTTATCGTGTCCAATCATGATTTCAAAACCACCATTCCGATGGAACAGATCGTGGACAGATTCAAGTCCATCATATTTACTGGTGCAGACATAGCCAAAATAGCCATGATGCCAGAAGATGGTTCTCAGGTCGTTGACATGATGCAAGCGGCGAAGGAACTTCAGGAGTGTGGTAATCAGACTCCTCTTATAGTTATATCAATGGGAGAACTTGGAGTTGAGACAAGAACCACTGGTGAGATGTATGGCAATTCGGTGTCATTTGCAACAGCGGGAATTCCTTCCGCCCCTGGACAGATATCGGTGGATGCACTCAGAAGCCAGCTCACTATGATACATCATATTATAGCTGGTAGATAA